The Cucumis melo cultivar AY chromosome 6, USDA_Cmelo_AY_1.0, whole genome shotgun sequence genome includes a region encoding these proteins:
- the LOC103496055 gene encoding RNA-binding protein 2-like isoform X2 has translation MSDAYWRYTDSQQQPPSSVPPVVGKRPRVDYDTTGLHELPNYYPRQDDRPVLQGIKSVDSINESYERYLRTSQISSYGGQSARPVGGGVPGHLMNDPPILGIGGVVSGANVNDRSTSFGGGRPNIPLPPDASNTLFVEGLPSSCTRREVAHIFRPFVGYKEVRLVNKESRSAGRDPVVLGFVDFVSPAHAATAMDALQGYKFDEFDRDSVNLRLQFARFPGARSGGGHRGKR, from the exons ATGTCGGACGCTTACTGGAGATATACCGACTCACAGCAGCAGCCTCCGTCGTCGGTTCCGCCCGTCGTCGGCAAGCGCCCTCGCGTCGATTACG ATACCACTGGTCTTCACGAGCTGCCCAACTACTATCCACGTCAAGATGATAGGCCAGTTCTCCAAGGAATTAAAAGTGTTGATTCCATCAATGAGTCCTATGAACGTTACCTACGCACCTCG caAATTTCATCTTATGGTGGACAGTCTGCTAGACCTGTTGGTGGGGGCGTTCCTGGTCATCTGATGAATGACCCACCTATCTTGGGCATTGGGGGTGTGGTTTCAGGGGCAAATGTTAATGACAGAAGTACGAGCTTTGGAGGTGGGAGGCCTAACATACCCCTTCCACCTGATGCTTCTAATACACTATTTGTGGAAGGCTTGCCTTCCAGCTGTACCAGGCGTGAAGTAGCTC ACATATTTCGCCCTTTTGTTGGCTACAAAGAAGTAAGACTTGTTAACAAGGAATCCAGAAGT GCTGGAAGAGATCCAGTGGTGCTTGGTTTTGTAGATTTTGTGAGTCCTGCCCATGCAGCCACGGCCATGGATGCCTTACAAG GTTATAAATTCGATGAATTTGACCGTGACTCGGTCAATTTAAGGTTGCAATTTGCTCGCTTTCCTGGTGCAAGGTCAGGTGGCGGGCATCGTGGAAAGCGTTGA
- the LOC103496057 gene encoding rhodanese-like domain-containing protein 14, chloroplastic — MAAFASLPLTSSSLHSVVQFSPLVFSSKVVYDPSSYCFTVRSIGFGNQNFFSQTNPRSLIILGAATKQAKTPAEEDWKVKRELLLQKRVRSVDANEALRLQKENNFVILDVRPEAEFKEGHPPGAINVQIYRLIKEWTAWDIARRAAFAFFGIFAGTEENPEFLQSVESQIDKNAKIIVACSSGGTMKPTQNLPEGQQSRSLIAAYLLVLNGYANVFHLEGGLYNWFKEGLPVVSEE, encoded by the exons atggctgctTTTGCCTCACTACCCCTAACTTCATCTTCTTTACATTCAGTTGTCCAATTCTCACCTCTTGTATTCTCCTCAAAAGTTGTATATGACCCAAGTTCCTATTGCTTCACAGTCAGATCAATCGGATTTGGAAACCAAAATTTTTTCTCTCAGACCAACCCAAGGAGTTTGATAATTCTTGGGGCAGCAACAAAACAAGCAAAAACACCAG CTGAAGAGGATTGGAAGGTGAAGAGAGAACTTCTGCTGCAGAAAAGG GTAAGAAGTGTGGATGCTAATGAAGCTCTGCGCCTTCAAAAGGAAAATAACTTTGTGATTCTTGACGTCAGGCCAGAAGCAGAATTCAAAGAG GGCCATCCACCAGGTGCCATTAATGTGCAAATCTACAGGCTTATAAAGGAGTGGACAGCATGGGACATAGCCAGGAGAGCTGCATTTGCATTTTTTGGCATCTTTGCGGGTACCGAAGAAAACCCAGAATTCTTGCAAA GTGTAGAATCTCAAATTGATAAAAATGCCAAAATAATAGTAGCATGCTCATCAGGTGGAACAATGAAACCTACCCAGAATCTTCCAGAAGGTCAACAATCAAG GTCACTGATAGCAGCCTACTTGTTGGTTCTGAATGGCTACGCCAACGTATTTCACTTAGAAGGTGGTCTCTACAATTGGTTCAAAGAAGGATTGCCTGTAGTTTCAGAAGAATAA
- the LOC103496055 gene encoding RNA-binding protein 2-like isoform X4 encodes MSDAYWRYTDSQQQPPSSVPPVVGKRPRVDYDTTGLHELPNYYPRQDDRPVLQGIKSVDSINESYERYLRTSQISSYGGQSARPVGGGVPGHLMNDPPILGIGGVVSGANVNDRSTSFGGGRPNIPLPPDASNTLFVEGLPSSCTRREVAHIFRPFVGYKEVRLVNKESRSAGRDPVVLGFVDFVSPAHAATAMDALQEMDDLVESKMVYSEI; translated from the exons ATGTCGGACGCTTACTGGAGATATACCGACTCACAGCAGCAGCCTCCGTCGTCGGTTCCGCCCGTCGTCGGCAAGCGCCCTCGCGTCGATTACG ATACCACTGGTCTTCACGAGCTGCCCAACTACTATCCACGTCAAGATGATAGGCCAGTTCTCCAAGGAATTAAAAGTGTTGATTCCATCAATGAGTCCTATGAACGTTACCTACGCACCTCG caAATTTCATCTTATGGTGGACAGTCTGCTAGACCTGTTGGTGGGGGCGTTCCTGGTCATCTGATGAATGACCCACCTATCTTGGGCATTGGGGGTGTGGTTTCAGGGGCAAATGTTAATGACAGAAGTACGAGCTTTGGAGGTGGGAGGCCTAACATACCCCTTCCACCTGATGCTTCTAATACACTATTTGTGGAAGGCTTGCCTTCCAGCTGTACCAGGCGTGAAGTAGCTC ACATATTTCGCCCTTTTGTTGGCTACAAAGAAGTAAGACTTGTTAACAAGGAATCCAGAAGT GCTGGAAGAGATCCAGTGGTGCTTGGTTTTGTAGATTTTGTGAGTCCTGCCCATGCAGCCACGGCCATGGATGCCTTACAAG AAATGGACGACTTAGTCGAGAGCAAAATGGTGTACTCTGAGATTTAG
- the LOC103496055 gene encoding RNA-binding protein 2-like isoform X3, giving the protein MSDAYWRYTDSQQQPPSSVPPVVGKRPRVDYDTTGLHELPNYYPRQDDRPVLQGIKSVDSINESYERYLRTSQISSYGGQSARPVGGGVPGHLMNDPPILGIGGVVSGANVNDRSTSFGGGRPNIPLPPDASNTLFVEGLPSSCTRREVAHIFRPFVGYKEVRLVNKESRSAGRDPVVLGFVDFVSPAHAATAMDALQVYYLSWWVRPFLFSLGYGIRYVGS; this is encoded by the exons ATGTCGGACGCTTACTGGAGATATACCGACTCACAGCAGCAGCCTCCGTCGTCGGTTCCGCCCGTCGTCGGCAAGCGCCCTCGCGTCGATTACG ATACCACTGGTCTTCACGAGCTGCCCAACTACTATCCACGTCAAGATGATAGGCCAGTTCTCCAAGGAATTAAAAGTGTTGATTCCATCAATGAGTCCTATGAACGTTACCTACGCACCTCG caAATTTCATCTTATGGTGGACAGTCTGCTAGACCTGTTGGTGGGGGCGTTCCTGGTCATCTGATGAATGACCCACCTATCTTGGGCATTGGGGGTGTGGTTTCAGGGGCAAATGTTAATGACAGAAGTACGAGCTTTGGAGGTGGGAGGCCTAACATACCCCTTCCACCTGATGCTTCTAATACACTATTTGTGGAAGGCTTGCCTTCCAGCTGTACCAGGCGTGAAGTAGCTC ACATATTTCGCCCTTTTGTTGGCTACAAAGAAGTAAGACTTGTTAACAAGGAATCCAGAAGT GCTGGAAGAGATCCAGTGGTGCTTGGTTTTGTAGATTTTGTGAGTCCTGCCCATGCAGCCACGGCCATGGATGCCTTACAAG TCTATTACCTTAGTTGGTGGGTTaggccttttcttttctctcttggCTATGGAATAAGGTATGTGGGAAGTTGA
- the LOC103496056 gene encoding uncharacterized protein LOC103496056 has protein sequence MEKLPTEICLKIFCFLDSQNLATALQVCRKWNSLASDNILWSNLFKERWGEDQAAFYHPSGSKSWKDSYEVQDRCDRFGLGLRIIREGNDYYLIHQGEIQRHLGSRRQKNGQTSFLPLSSKREFLSEGLLEEDKSCRGILDRILFFIGDLEVASTDAKRSRSL, from the exons ATGGAAAAATTGCCCACCGAAATCTGCTTGAAGATTTTCTGCTTCTTGGATTCCCAGAACCTTGCAACCGCACTTCAAG TTTGCAGGAAGTGGAACTCCTTAGCTTCAGACAATATCTTGTGGTCAAATTTATTCAAGGAGAGGTGGGGAGAAGACCAAGCTGCATTTTATCATCCAAGTGGTTCAAAGTCATGGAAGGATTCATATGAGGTGCAAGATCGATGTGATCGATTTGGACT CGGCCTAAGAATTATCCGAGAAGGGAATGACTACTATCTCATTCACCAAGGTGAAATCCAGAGGCACCTAGGTTCAAGAAGACAAAAGAATGGACAGACCAGTTTTCTTCCTTTGAGTTCGAAAAGAGAGTTCCTATCAGAAGGACTTCTCGAAGAAGACAAATCCTGTCGAGGAATTCTGGACAGGATCCTTTTCTTCATTGGAGACTTGGAAGTTGCTTCCACAGATGCAAAGCGTAGCAGGTCTCTGTGA
- the LOC103496055 gene encoding RNA-binding protein 2-like isoform X1, translated as MSDAYWRYTDSQQQPPSSVPPVVGKRPRVDYDTTGLHELPNYYPRQDDRPVLQGIKSVDSINESYERYLRTSQISSYGGQSARPVGGGVPGHLMNDPPILGIGGVVSGANVNDRSTSFGGGRPNIPLPPDASNTLFVEGLPSSCTRREVAHIFRPFVGYKEVRLVNKESRSAGRDPVVLGFVDFVSPAHAATAMDALQEVAIGEFVPSIYIFILACLEGKVVYLSSFCVIRDVLLLVSNVFTQTWVHLSLYVFISCLR; from the exons ATGTCGGACGCTTACTGGAGATATACCGACTCACAGCAGCAGCCTCCGTCGTCGGTTCCGCCCGTCGTCGGCAAGCGCCCTCGCGTCGATTACG ATACCACTGGTCTTCACGAGCTGCCCAACTACTATCCACGTCAAGATGATAGGCCAGTTCTCCAAGGAATTAAAAGTGTTGATTCCATCAATGAGTCCTATGAACGTTACCTACGCACCTCG caAATTTCATCTTATGGTGGACAGTCTGCTAGACCTGTTGGTGGGGGCGTTCCTGGTCATCTGATGAATGACCCACCTATCTTGGGCATTGGGGGTGTGGTTTCAGGGGCAAATGTTAATGACAGAAGTACGAGCTTTGGAGGTGGGAGGCCTAACATACCCCTTCCACCTGATGCTTCTAATACACTATTTGTGGAAGGCTTGCCTTCCAGCTGTACCAGGCGTGAAGTAGCTC ACATATTTCGCCCTTTTGTTGGCTACAAAGAAGTAAGACTTGTTAACAAGGAATCCAGAAGT GCTGGAAGAGATCCAGTGGTGCTTGGTTTTGTAGATTTTGTGAGTCCTGCCCATGCAGCCACGGCCATGGATGCCTTACAAG AGGTCGCTATTGGAGAATTTGTGCCttcaatttatatatttattttggcttgtcttgaaggaaaagtTGTCTATTTGTCTTCCTTTTGCGTAATTCGTGATGTCCTTCTTTTGGTGTCTAATGTCTTTACCCAAACATGGGTACATCTCTCTTTATATGTCTTTATTAGTTGTTTGAGATAG
- the LOC103496055 gene encoding RNA-binding protein 2-like isoform X5, protein MSDAYWRYTDSQQQPPSSVPPVVGKRPRVDYDTTGLHELPNYYPRQDDRPVLQGIKSVDSINESYERYLRTSQISSYGGQSARPVGGGVPGHLMNDPPILGIGGVVSGANVNDRSTSFGGGRPNIPLPPDASNTLFVEGLPSSCTRREVAHIFRPFVGYKEVRLVNKESRSAGRDPVVLGFVDFVSPAHAATAMDALQG, encoded by the exons ATGTCGGACGCTTACTGGAGATATACCGACTCACAGCAGCAGCCTCCGTCGTCGGTTCCGCCCGTCGTCGGCAAGCGCCCTCGCGTCGATTACG ATACCACTGGTCTTCACGAGCTGCCCAACTACTATCCACGTCAAGATGATAGGCCAGTTCTCCAAGGAATTAAAAGTGTTGATTCCATCAATGAGTCCTATGAACGTTACCTACGCACCTCG caAATTTCATCTTATGGTGGACAGTCTGCTAGACCTGTTGGTGGGGGCGTTCCTGGTCATCTGATGAATGACCCACCTATCTTGGGCATTGGGGGTGTGGTTTCAGGGGCAAATGTTAATGACAGAAGTACGAGCTTTGGAGGTGGGAGGCCTAACATACCCCTTCCACCTGATGCTTCTAATACACTATTTGTGGAAGGCTTGCCTTCCAGCTGTACCAGGCGTGAAGTAGCTC ACATATTTCGCCCTTTTGTTGGCTACAAAGAAGTAAGACTTGTTAACAAGGAATCCAGAAGT GCTGGAAGAGATCCAGTGGTGCTTGGTTTTGTAGATTTTGTGAGTCCTGCCCATGCAGCCACGGCCATGGATGCCTTACAAG GGTAG
- the LOC103496059 gene encoding uncharacterized protein LOC103496059 isoform X1 gives MGVSSETKFLQELILYAASAALSCLVLFAGLRHLDPNREASKKALEHKKEIAKRLGRPLIQTNPYEDVIACDVINPDHIDVEFNSIGGLETIKQALYELVILPLRRPELFSHGKLLGPQKGVLLYGPPGTGKTMLAKAIARESGAVFINVRISNLMSKWFGDAQKLVAAVFSLAYKLQPSIIFIDEVDSFLSQRRSSDHEALSNMKTEFMALWDGFTTDQNARVMVLAATNRPSELDEAILRRLPQAFEIGIPNTRERAEILKVILKGERVENNIDYHHVANLCEGYTGSDILELCKKAAYFPIRDLLDEEKAGKRSDSPRPLSQSDLETALVSSRKTKVVAKEYAGLGSHRSESSDPRIQAVLNELSKFGISPSNVGSEEDDS, from the exons ATGGGGGTTTCTTCAGAGACCAAGTTCTTGCAGGAACTCATACTCTACGCTGCCAGTGCTGCTTTAAGTTGCTTGGTCCTATTCGCTGGTCTTCGCCACCTTGACCCCAACCGCGAGGCTTCCAAAAAAGCTCTCGAGCACAAGAAGGAAATTGCCAAGCGTCTTGGCCGCCCCCTCATTCAGACTAATCCTTACGAG GATGTCATTGCCTGTGATGTTATAAATCCTGATCACATCGATGTAGAATTTAATTCTATTGGAGGATTGGAGACTATCAAACAAGCGTTATATGAACTTGTGATACTTCCTCTGCGGAGACCTGAGTTATTTTCACACGGAAAGCTTCTGGGTCCCCAGAAAGGCGTATTGCTTTATGGGCCACCTGGTACAGGAAAAACCATGCTTGCAAAAGCTATTGCAAGGGAGTCTGGAGCAGTTTTTATTAATGTTAGGATTTCAAATCTGATGAGCAAGTGGTTTGGTGATGCACAGAAGCTTG TGGCTGCTGTGTTTAGCTTGGCTTATAAACTTCAGCcttctattatttttattgatgaGGTTGATAGTTTCTTGAGTCAACGACGCTCCAGTGATCATGAAGCTTTATCAAACATGAAAACTGAGTTCATGGCCTTATGGGATGGATTTACTACAGATC AGAACGCACGTGTGATGGTACTTGCTGCTACCAATCGTCCATCAGAACTCGATGAAGCAATTTTAAGAAGACTTCCTCAGGCTTTCGAAATTGGGATACCCAACACAAGGGAGAGGGCCGAGATACTAAAGGTGATTCTGAAGGGTGAGAGGGTTGAAAACAACATTGACTATCATCACGTAGCTAACTTATGCGAGGGGTATACTGGTTCAGATATTCTCGAGCTCTGCAAGAAAGCTGCATATTTCCCAATCAGGGATCTATTGGATGAAGAAAAGGCCGGAAAACGTTCTGAT TCCCCGAGGCCGCTGTCACAGTCAGATTTGGAGACTGCTCTAGTCTCATCGAGGAAGACGAAGGTTGTAGCTAAAGAATATGCTGGATTAGGGTCGCATCGGTCGGAGTCCAGTGATCCTCGGATTCAAGCAGTTTTGAACGAACTCTCTAAGTTTGGTATTTCCCCATCAAATGTTGGATCAGAAGAAGATGACTCTTGA
- the LOC103496053 gene encoding dof zinc finger protein DOF1.8-like translates to MDSAHWPQVEVKNMDLEEEEGIKAVVERKAKARKDQILNCPRCNSNNTKFCYYNNYSLSQPRYFCKSCRRYWTAGGSLRNIPVGGASRKNKRPSANFSLPPSKNNQKNYNNGGGGDDDQGISQLNINITSCSSTATTTNTAATCCWLSSDNDHMNNQIMLRSNGIMSQRELIPFIPMPAPAPPQPTAVSVAALEDFKQLSTIISTDQNGAKLGDAPAFWNGIFGGGSW, encoded by the exons ATGGATTCTGCTCACTGGCCTCAG GTTGAAGTTAAGAACATGGACTTAGAAGAAGAGGAGGGTATAAAGGCAGTTGTGGAAAGAAAAGCAAAAGCTAGGAAAGATCAAATATTGAACTGTCCAAGATGCAATTCCAACAACACAAAGTTCTGTTACTACAACAATTACAGTCTCTCACAGCCAAGATACTTCTGTAAGTCTTGTAGAAGATATTGGACAGCTGGTGGGTCTTTAAGGAACATTCCAGTTGGTGGGGCATCTAGGAAGAACAAGAGACCTTCAGCTAATTTTTCATTACCTCCTTCAAAGAACaatcaaaagaattataataatGGTGGTGGTGGTGATGACGATCAGGGCATTTCCCAATTAAATATCAATATTACTTCTTGTTCTTCAACTGCCACCACTACTAATACTGCTGCTACTTGTTGTTGGCTGTCATCTGATAATGATCATATGAATAATCAAATAATGCTGAGAAGTAATGGCATAATGTCTCAAAGGGAGCTCATTCCTTTTATTCCTATGCCTGCACCAGCTCCTCCACAGCCTACCGCTGTTTCTGTTGCTGCTTTGGAGGATTTCAAACAACTTTCAACTATCATTTCTACCGATCAAAATGGAGCTAAATTGGGGGATGCTCCTGCTTTTTGGAATGGCATTTTTGGTGGAGGTTCATGGTGA
- the LOC103496059 gene encoding uncharacterized protein LOC103496059 isoform X2 — protein sequence MGVSSETKFLQELILYAASAALSCLVLFAGLRHLDPNREASKKALEHKKEIAKRLGRPLIQTNPYEDVIACDVINPDHIDVEFNSIGGLETIKQALYELVILPLRRPELFSHGKLLGPQKGVLLYGPPGTGKTMLAKAIARESGAVFINVRISNLMSKWFGDAQKLENARVMVLAATNRPSELDEAILRRLPQAFEIGIPNTRERAEILKVILKGERVENNIDYHHVANLCEGYTGSDILELCKKAAYFPIRDLLDEEKAGKRSDSPRPLSQSDLETALVSSRKTKVVAKEYAGLGSHRSESSDPRIQAVLNELSKFGISPSNVGSEEDDS from the exons ATGGGGGTTTCTTCAGAGACCAAGTTCTTGCAGGAACTCATACTCTACGCTGCCAGTGCTGCTTTAAGTTGCTTGGTCCTATTCGCTGGTCTTCGCCACCTTGACCCCAACCGCGAGGCTTCCAAAAAAGCTCTCGAGCACAAGAAGGAAATTGCCAAGCGTCTTGGCCGCCCCCTCATTCAGACTAATCCTTACGAG GATGTCATTGCCTGTGATGTTATAAATCCTGATCACATCGATGTAGAATTTAATTCTATTGGAGGATTGGAGACTATCAAACAAGCGTTATATGAACTTGTGATACTTCCTCTGCGGAGACCTGAGTTATTTTCACACGGAAAGCTTCTGGGTCCCCAGAAAGGCGTATTGCTTTATGGGCCACCTGGTACAGGAAAAACCATGCTTGCAAAAGCTATTGCAAGGGAGTCTGGAGCAGTTTTTATTAATGTTAGGATTTCAAATCTGATGAGCAAGTGGTTTGGTGATGCACAGAAGCTTG AGAACGCACGTGTGATGGTACTTGCTGCTACCAATCGTCCATCAGAACTCGATGAAGCAATTTTAAGAAGACTTCCTCAGGCTTTCGAAATTGGGATACCCAACACAAGGGAGAGGGCCGAGATACTAAAGGTGATTCTGAAGGGTGAGAGGGTTGAAAACAACATTGACTATCATCACGTAGCTAACTTATGCGAGGGGTATACTGGTTCAGATATTCTCGAGCTCTGCAAGAAAGCTGCATATTTCCCAATCAGGGATCTATTGGATGAAGAAAAGGCCGGAAAACGTTCTGAT TCCCCGAGGCCGCTGTCACAGTCAGATTTGGAGACTGCTCTAGTCTCATCGAGGAAGACGAAGGTTGTAGCTAAAGAATATGCTGGATTAGGGTCGCATCGGTCGGAGTCCAGTGATCCTCGGATTCAAGCAGTTTTGAACGAACTCTCTAAGTTTGGTATTTCCCCATCAAATGTTGGATCAGAAGAAGATGACTCTTGA